The sequence TACTATCGCCCAAATTAGTCCATGTGTCCCTCCTGCCACTGGCAATCAAGCCTGCACCTCGTCTTCACCTGTTTCCCCGGCCAAGGCGGCGGGATTAAAGGCAGGTGACACGATTGTTTCAATCAACGGCAAGCCGATTACAAAGTGGTCAAGCGATGTTGAGATCATTCGCAAATCCGCCGGTGTCCCACTTCTCTTCGGAATAAATCGCGGAAGCAAAATCGTCCAGAATTCGACTTCATTGGGGTTGCCCGATCTGGAAATATCTATAACTCCACATGCGAGAGTCGTCAGCGGCAAGACCATTGGCTTTATCGGCATCTTCAATGAGTATGCACTCGTCCGCAGCGACCCTTTCACCGCAGTAAAGCAATCGGCAATCACGACTGGAAATTTCATTTCGGCCTCGGTCAAGTCCCTCATCTCCCTTCCGACCAAAGTTCCCGAACTTTGGTCTCAGACCGTTGGAGGCAAAGCGAGAGACCCTGAAGGTCTTGTCGGAGTTGTCGGAGTTGCTCGTGTATCCGGCGAGGCAGTCGGAAGTTCAAAACTTTCTCTCTCCGAACGTCTTGCTACCTTCATCCTCATCATCGCCAGCCTCAATTTCTTTGTGGGCATTTTCAATCTTCTGCCACTTCTGCCTCTCGATGGAGGTCAT comes from Candidatus Paceibacterota bacterium and encodes:
- a CDS encoding M50 family metallopeptidase; translation: MQLLGILAFVVALLFSVMVHEFGHFITAKHFGMRVSEFFLGFGTKIWSTVRGETEFGIKAIPAGGYCRIEGMSPSEGLIGGERDFYRAKGSRKLIVLGAGSFLHFVLGYVLLLILFIGIGTSQATSTIAQISPCVPPATGNQACTSSSPVSPAKAAGLKAGDTIVSINGKPITKWSSDVEIIRKSAGVPLLFGINRGSKIVQNSTSLGLPDLEISITPHARVVSGKTIGFIGIFNEYALVRSDPFTAVKQSAITTGNFISASVKSLISLPTKVPELWSQTVGGKARDPEGLVGVVGVARVSGEAVGSSKLSLSERLATFILIIASLNFFVGIFNLLPLLPLDGGHMAVAIADEVRAFIARLRGRSRPPAIDVAVLTPITMIVFVLLVGLTLLLLVADIVNPININL